A window of Holophagales bacterium contains these coding sequences:
- a CDS encoding fused MFS/spermidine synthase gives MNPAATPMESHEKGANRSALLPIALTIFAGAFLLFLVQPTVAKMVLPWFGGSAAVWTVAMLFFQLLLLFGYLYAHAIQRLGRNRFLTLHLSLLALSLLSLPLLPSVRWKPTGSEDPTSLLLGLLTVTVGLPYFLLSTTGPLMQARLHSSGLGGKASDGGPYRLYALSNLGSLLALLSYPVLVEPYLTTRMQGWFWSAGYIVFVLLSGAVLLLTSRAAGPGENRTAAPENQVPPDTERHKAAGKREKPRKERRETAPLPDTAGSPVTWFLLSATAVTLLLGVTNRMSQDIAAIPFLWILPLTLYLVSFILTFDARGWYRRTWFLALLPLAIAAMGYALIPWKLGEKSTIAILAGGLLVCCMVCHGEIHRSRPHPDKLTGFYLAISAGGATGGLFVALLAPHLFAEGDELPLGLAFLGALILATLRRDPESRFHRARWRPDWLLAIAAVLVFTFLVVYRMDAVRKSSRALARNFYGHVRVADRVSGTFNVRGMFHGATNHGEQILTPALSKVPTAYFGYSSGAGMALSRLLTPDAPPRHVGVIGLGTGTLATYGRAGDRFRFYEINPLVIDLARSEFTYLAQCKAEVSVVLGDARLSLEREPPQRFDILVVDAFSGDAIPVHLLTLEAFELYQRHLAPGGILAVHCSNRFLNLPPVVALAAKSRGLEARVVHSPGKPDMLVRASDWVLVASGSGYFADPSMQDLAQPIAVPASLRTWTDDYSNLLRIIK, from the coding sequence GTGAATCCCGCCGCCACGCCGATGGAGTCGCACGAGAAGGGAGCGAACCGGTCCGCTCTCCTCCCGATCGCGCTCACGATCTTCGCCGGGGCCTTCCTGCTCTTCCTCGTGCAGCCCACGGTCGCCAAGATGGTCCTGCCCTGGTTCGGGGGCTCGGCCGCGGTCTGGACCGTCGCGATGCTCTTCTTCCAGCTGCTGCTCCTTTTCGGCTACCTCTACGCGCACGCCATCCAGCGCCTCGGCCGGAACCGCTTCCTCACGCTGCACCTCTCGCTTCTGGCGCTCAGCCTCCTGTCCCTTCCGCTCCTGCCGAGCGTGAGGTGGAAGCCGACGGGTTCCGAAGATCCCACGTCGCTGCTCCTGGGCCTCCTCACCGTCACCGTGGGGCTCCCCTATTTCCTCCTCTCCACGACGGGCCCCCTGATGCAGGCGCGTCTCCATTCGAGCGGCCTGGGAGGGAAGGCGTCCGACGGCGGCCCCTACCGGCTCTACGCCCTTTCGAATCTCGGTTCGCTGCTCGCGCTCCTGTCCTATCCGGTCCTGGTGGAGCCGTACCTGACGACCCGTATGCAGGGCTGGTTCTGGTCTGCCGGCTACATCGTCTTCGTCCTCCTTTCCGGTGCGGTCCTCCTCCTCACCTCGCGCGCCGCCGGCCCCGGCGAAAACCGAACGGCCGCGCCGGAGAACCAGGTCCCGCCGGACACGGAACGCCACAAGGCGGCAGGGAAACGGGAGAAGCCCCGGAAGGAGCGTCGGGAGACAGCTCCTCTGCCGGACACCGCGGGGAGTCCCGTCACGTGGTTCCTCCTCTCCGCCACCGCGGTGACGCTCCTTCTCGGCGTCACGAACCGCATGTCCCAGGACATCGCCGCCATCCCCTTCCTCTGGATCCTCCCGCTCACGCTCTACCTCGTGAGCTTCATCCTCACCTTCGACGCGCGCGGGTGGTATCGGCGGACCTGGTTCCTCGCGCTGCTTCCGCTCGCCATCGCCGCCATGGGCTACGCGCTCATCCCCTGGAAGCTGGGGGAGAAGAGCACGATCGCGATCCTCGCCGGAGGCCTCCTCGTCTGCTGCATGGTCTGCCACGGCGAGATTCACCGCTCGAGGCCGCACCCCGACAAGCTCACCGGCTTCTATCTCGCGATCTCCGCGGGGGGTGCGACCGGCGGTCTCTTCGTCGCCCTTCTCGCCCCACACCTCTTCGCCGAGGGCGACGAGCTGCCGCTCGGCCTCGCGTTCCTGGGGGCTCTCATCCTGGCGACCCTGAGGCGGGATCCCGAGAGCCGCTTCCATCGGGCGCGCTGGCGCCCCGACTGGCTCCTCGCGATCGCCGCGGTCCTCGTCTTCACGTTCCTGGTCGTGTATCGAATGGACGCCGTGCGCAAGTCGTCCCGCGCGCTGGCCCGCAACTTCTACGGGCACGTCCGCGTGGCCGACCGCGTTTCCGGGACGTTCAACGTGCGCGGGATGTTCCACGGCGCCACCAACCACGGGGAACAGATCCTGACCCCCGCACTCTCCAAGGTCCCCACGGCCTACTTCGGCTACTCGTCGGGGGCCGGGATGGCGCTCTCGCGTCTTCTCACGCCCGATGCGCCTCCGCGACACGTGGGTGTCATCGGCCTCGGAACCGGTACCCTGGCGACCTACGGGAGAGCCGGCGACCGGTTCCGCTTCTACGAGATCAACCCCCTCGTCATCGACCTGGCCCGCAGCGAGTTCACGTACCTGGCCCAGTGCAAGGCGGAGGTCAGCGTCGTCCTGGGCGACGCGCGGCTTTCCCTGGAGCGCGAACCGCCGCAGCGATTCGACATCCTCGTCGTCGACGCGTTCTCGGGCGACGCGATTCCCGTTCACCTTCTGACCCTCGAGGCCTTCGAGCTCTACCAGCGCCACCTCGCGCCGGGCGGAATACTGGCGGTCCACTGCTCGAACCGGTTCCTGAACCTCCCCCCCGTCGTCGCCCTGGCGGCGAAGAGCCGCGGGCTGGAGGCGCGCGTGGTGCACAGCCCGGGGAAGCCCGACATGCTCGTGAGGGCCTCGGACTGGGTGCTCGTCGCCTCCGGCTCCGGGTACTTCGCCGACCCGTCGATGCAGGACCTGGCGCAGCCGATCGCAGTCCCCGCCTCCCTGCGCACCTGGACGGACGACTACAGCAACCTGCTTCGCATCATCAAGTAG
- a CDS encoding glycosyltransferase family 2 protein produces the protein MTSCRRLSVVVPTLDTRILTSECVEAVLASRVPAGVDLEVIVVDDGSRDGTAEALAGRSGVRVLRNEQPTGYSRAVNRGAAEATGDLLVFLNSDTKIEGSSLGSVLDAFEAEAALGIAGAALTYPDGTPQWSGGPEPGLVWLLAQASGAPAALGRLPLWRRAKPLHPPEVAAVAWVSGAAMAVRASLWREIGPFETSYRFYGQDLEFCLRAGDGGWRVRIVPGFRVVHHHGATISSKEEGTVLGNADLGRLWSDLLLWTGRRRGAAYARRARAAILLGSGLRIVLRRLVTPFVGGSRRSVWRRDTAALSRARSEVVSTAR, from the coding sequence GTGACGTCCTGCCGCCGCCTCTCCGTCGTCGTACCGACGCTCGACACCCGCATCCTGACGTCGGAATGCGTCGAGGCCGTCCTCGCGTCGCGCGTGCCGGCGGGGGTCGACCTCGAGGTGATCGTCGTGGACGACGGCAGCCGCGACGGGACGGCGGAAGCGCTGGCGGGCCGGTCCGGCGTCCGGGTTCTCAGGAACGAACAGCCGACCGGCTACTCGCGGGCGGTGAACCGCGGGGCCGCAGAGGCGACCGGGGATCTCCTCGTCTTCCTCAACAGCGACACGAAGATCGAGGGCTCGAGCCTCGGGAGCGTCCTCGACGCGTTCGAGGCGGAGGCGGCCCTCGGGATCGCCGGCGCCGCCCTGACGTACCCCGACGGGACGCCCCAGTGGAGCGGGGGCCCTGAACCGGGCCTGGTCTGGCTCCTGGCCCAGGCGAGCGGTGCCCCGGCCGCCCTCGGGCGTCTGCCGCTCTGGCGCCGGGCGAAGCCGCTCCACCCTCCGGAGGTCGCGGCGGTGGCGTGGGTCTCCGGCGCAGCCATGGCCGTGAGAGCTTCCCTCTGGCGCGAGATCGGGCCGTTCGAGACGTCCTACCGGTTCTACGGGCAGGACCTCGAGTTCTGTCTTCGCGCCGGGGACGGAGGCTGGCGTGTCCGCATCGTCCCCGGGTTTCGGGTCGTCCACCACCACGGAGCGACCATCTCCTCGAAGGAGGAGGGGACGGTCCTCGGGAATGCGGACCTCGGGCGTCTCTGGAGCGACCTCCTCCTCTGGACCGGAAGGAGGAGGGGTGCCGCGTACGCGCGTCGGGCGCGGGCCGCGATCCTGCTGGGCTCGGGCCTTCGCATCGTCCTTCGCCGGCTCGTGACTCCGTTCGTGGGCGGCTCCCGCCGGAGCGTGTGGCGGCGCGACACGGCGGCTCTCTCCCGGGCCAGGTCGGAAGTCGTCTCGACGGCGCGCTGA